One window of Papaver somniferum cultivar HN1 chromosome 9, ASM357369v1, whole genome shotgun sequence genomic DNA carries:
- the LOC113311749 gene encoding histone-lysine N-methyltransferase, H3 lysine-79 specific-like, which translates to MEEADKMMIFNEMDREKTPEKEGHVEIKQSGKMKKGKIAEGRSEKETPSAKEKRTPQGRAKENNSKRKKVSIQEAEKSVKLPGHFGKENEACDEDKEMEQLKEELYQERRKKEDLVRERIRLERQNDKLFIKNNHLKRKQTEHNTQRGENASGKKLATEGCHEYWRDRKGRGEQNEREDLRRAIESSGREFREKEYRMQQLMVKRRKGATSNDPVTGRKSGTREELEMMNKCARSEPCKPEIAALFSLKQRGNESLRNIVSRWDTLCK; encoded by the coding sequence ATGGAGGAGGCAGACAAGATGATGATTTTCAATGAGATGGATCGCGAGAAAACTCCGGAAAAGGAAGGCCATGTTGAGATAAAGCAAAGTGGAAAAATGAAGAAGGGAAAAATAGCTGAAGGGAGAAGCGAGAAAGAAACCCCCAGTGCGAAGGAAAAACGAACCCCGCAAGGCAGAGCAAAGGAAAACAACTCCAAGCGCAAGAAGGTATCAATACAAGAGGCTGAGAAAAGTGTTAAATTGCCCGGTCATTTCGGTAAGGAAAATGAGGCATGCGACGAAGACAAAGAGATGGAGCAATTAAAGGAGGAACTCTACCAAGAAAGACGAAAGAAGGAAGACTTGGTACGAGAACGAATAAGGCTAGAAAGGCAAAACGATAAGCTCTTTATTAAGAACAATcacctaaaaagaaaacaaacagaaCATAACACCCAAAGGGGAGAAAATGCTTCGGGAAAGAAATTGGCAACTGAAGGATGTCATGAGTATTGGCGAGATAGAAAGGGGCGAGGGGAACAAAATGAACGAGAAGATCTGAGAAGAGCAATAGAAAGCAGCGGGAGGGAGTTCAGGGAAAAGGAATATCGTATGCAACAATTGATGGTGAAAAGGAGAAAAGGCGCAACGAGCAATGACCCAGTGACAGGGAGAAAATCTGGAACGCGGGAAGAACTAGAAATGATGAACAAATGTGCGAGAAGTGAGCCATGTAAACCAGAAATAGCGGCATTATTTTCGTTGAAACAAAGGGGAAATGAAAGCTTGCGAAATATTGTGTCAAGGTGGGATACGCTTTGCAAATAA